CTGGCGTGCCGTTCGCGGCGTTGCGCCGCGAACAGAGCCACACGCACGATTCCGTCCGGCGGGACGCGTGCGCTCTGCAGTCCCGCCTCGCCGCCGCCTGCGAGCTGAAGCGTCTGGCCCGGCTGGACCGCAGCGCCCTGCCAGACGCGGAATTCCTCCCCGGGTGGCACGCCCTGCTGTTCCTCTTTCCGGGTCTGCACCCTGACAACGCCCTCGACCACGGCCACGGCATCGAGCAGGTGCCCACGGAGCAACTGGGACTGCCCGGTTTCGCCGAACTCCTGTCCCGCCGCCACACTCGCAGCGGCTCGTTCAAACCTCGCAGAGTCCGCAGGTTCGGAGGTGATCGGCAATTCTGTCAAACCGTGGCGCGTCGCGAGTGCGGTCGTCGGCGTCGCCGTGGGGAATCCAAACGATGCTCCCTTCACGTGCTCGCGTGAGGAGGACGCGGTAGGTGTTGAGCAGATACGCGCGGTCAACCGGCGAAACCACATCCTGCCACTTTGAGCCTGCAAAATGTCGGAACTCCCAGCCGGACACGGCTGGATCGAGAGACAGATCTCCGCCCCAACAAACTCCCACCCAATCCAGTTCGAGGCCCTGGCACTCGAATTCGGACGCCGCCACTTCGAGTTGGTTCGACGAACGAACATCCGGCGGATGGTTCAGGAACCAATGCACATACAGATCACGGTTCCCTTGGCGAAATCCCGACGAAAGCTCCAAGCCGTGAGCGCGAAGTCGGATGGCACCTGAACTCGCAACCAAGCCGCATCGCCGTAAACCTCGCGTCCGCTCGCGAAGCCAATTGCGCGCGACCGCCAGTTCCCTGGTCATTGTTAACGGGAAGTCTTCCAGTTGCCCCATCAAGGACTTCGCTCGCCCGGTGTCTGCTGCCAGCACAGCGTTCACCCACTCCGTCAGTTTCTGGACACGAAAAGCGCGAAGGTTCACGTCCAGATGCAGCGACGGTTCTTCGCGCACCGCAACGCTCCCGCGCTGGTTGTCTGCAAACAACTGGTGGCCGGCCACGCTGGCATCTCCAACGAGCGCGCCGGGAGAGACAGCCACCTGCCAGTGTGGGAAATGGTCCCGGATCGTTCGCCCCCATTCGGAAAGGCCGGCCTCGCCAACATTGATTTCCTGTCCACCGCCAACGAGGGCAACCACCGCCGCCCAGTCCTCGTGGCGGTCCATGATGCCCAAAACCGTCGCGGGCTCTGACTCGCTCCTCCCGGTATTCTTTTCGTTCTGCTTCGCGTTCCACGCCCGCTGCGCCTCATCAAACACAACCATGTTCTCGGCCGGGGGTTCTCCCGGTTTGGCAAGGCCATCGCGCACGAACTCATGCACGTTTTGGATGAAGGTGCCGCTTGTTCTGTCTTCTCCCCCTTGCTTTGAGCGGCGCTTGAAGTCCCGCTCAATGGCCGCCCGCACAATCTTGACGAGAGGACCGTTGCCGGAGAGGAACACGCCCGGCGTACGTCCACCTGCCCGCAGGGCTGGGTTGTGAACCACATTGAGACCAGCGAGTGTCTTGCCTGCCCCTGGGATGCCGGTAACAAAGCAAACGAGCTTTTGCCGGTGAGCTTGCGCGTCCCGGATGATTTCGAGAAGCCG
The DNA window shown above is from Verrucomicrobiia bacterium and carries:
- a CDS encoding DUF2075 domain-containing protein codes for the protein MPAFYRATFAEFLADEPSRVLGVLASRSAQQGFTNLKQRQTRAWEKQIAALRATTAALAVSVPTSARWGVLLEYPIPRRQKRIDAVILAADVIFCLEFKTEEREHKADARQQAEDYALDLRDFHEESRNRRIIPVAIALRAGAAPVGRSAASTEVVRPVVSANESQLAHVIEVGLAAETSGGSQLDVARWDSSAYRPVPTIIEAAEALFAGHDVREIAHSHAGATNLTATSARLLEIIRDAQAHRQKLVCFVTGIPGAGKTLAGLNVVHNPALRAGGRTPGVFLSGNGPLVKIVRAAIERDFKRRSKQGGEDRTSGTFIQNVHEFVRDGLAKPGEPPAENMVVFDEAQRAWNAKQNEKNTGRSESEPATVLGIMDRHEDWAAVVALVGGGQEINVGEAGLSEWGRTIRDHFPHWQVAVSPGALVGDASVAGHQLFADNQRGSVAVREEPSLHLDVNLRAFRVQKLTEWVNAVLAADTGRAKSLMGQLEDFPLTMTRELAVARNWLRERTRGLRRCGLVASSGAIRLRAHGLELSSGFRQGNRDLYVHWFLNHPPDVRSSNQLEVAASEFECQGLELDWVGVCWGGDLSLDPAVSGWEFRHFAGSKWQDVVSPVDRAYLLNTYRVLLTRAREGSIVWIPHGDADDRTRDAPRFDRIADHLRTCGLCEV